In one Elephas maximus indicus isolate mEleMax1 chromosome 9, mEleMax1 primary haplotype, whole genome shotgun sequence genomic region, the following are encoded:
- the PRXL2C gene encoding peroxiredoxin-like 2C isoform X1 translates to MAAPVTQQVSGRAAPAPVLSGPERGQSLADAVAELPVLDASGKRVAFGALFRERQAVVVFVRHFLCYICKEYVEDLAKIPKSFLEEANVTLIVIGQSSYHHIEPFCKLTGYAHEIYVDPEREIYKRLGMKRGEEIASSGQSPHVKSNLLSGSIQSLWRAVTGPLFDFQGDPAQQGGTLIVGPGNNIHFIHRDKNRLDHKPINSVLQLVGVQHVNFRNRPSVIHV, encoded by the exons ATGGCGGCCCCGGTCACGCAGCAGGTCAGCGGCCGCGCTGCCCCGGCGCCCGTCCTGAGCGGCCCGGAGCGCGGGCAGTCCCTGGCCGACGCCGTGGCCGAGTTGCCAGTGCTGGACGCCTCTGGGAAGCGGGTGGCCTTCGGTGCGCTGTTCCGGGAGCGCCAGGCCGTCGTGGTCTTCGTGCGG CATTTCCTGTGTTACATCTGCAAGGAATACGTAGAAGATCTGGCCAAAATCCCCAAGAGCTTCTTAGAA GAAGCAAATGTCACTCTCATAGTGATTGGACAGTCATCCTACCATCATATTGAG CCTTTCTGCAAACTAACTGGGTATGCTCATGAAATCTATGTTGACcctgagagagaaatttataaaaGATTGGGAATGAAAAGAGGTGAAGAAATTGCTTCTTCAG GACAGAGTCCCCATGTGAAATCAAATCTACTCTCAGGAAGCATTCAGAGTCTGTGGCGGGCAGTGACTGGCCCCCTGTTTGATTTTCAAGGAGACCCAGCTCAGCAAGGAGGAACCCTCATTGTAGGTCCAG GTAACAACATCCATTTTATACACCGCGACAAAAATAGGTTGGATCACAAACCCATCAACTCTGTTTTACAGCTTGTAGGAGTTCAGCACGTCAACTTTAGGAACAGACCTTCAGTTATCCACGTGTGA
- the PRXL2C gene encoding peroxiredoxin-like 2C isoform X2, whose protein sequence is MAAPVTQQVSGRAAPAPVLSGPERGQSLADAVAELPVLDASGKRVAFGALFRERQAVVVFVRHFLCYICKEYVEDLAKIPKSFLEEANVTLIVIGQSSYHHIEPFCKLTGYAHEIYVDPEREIYKRLGMKRGEEIASSGNNIHFIHRDKNRLDHKPINSVLQLVGVQHVNFRNRPSVIHV, encoded by the exons ATGGCGGCCCCGGTCACGCAGCAGGTCAGCGGCCGCGCTGCCCCGGCGCCCGTCCTGAGCGGCCCGGAGCGCGGGCAGTCCCTGGCCGACGCCGTGGCCGAGTTGCCAGTGCTGGACGCCTCTGGGAAGCGGGTGGCCTTCGGTGCGCTGTTCCGGGAGCGCCAGGCCGTCGTGGTCTTCGTGCGG CATTTCCTGTGTTACATCTGCAAGGAATACGTAGAAGATCTGGCCAAAATCCCCAAGAGCTTCTTAGAA GAAGCAAATGTCACTCTCATAGTGATTGGACAGTCATCCTACCATCATATTGAG CCTTTCTGCAAACTAACTGGGTATGCTCATGAAATCTATGTTGACcctgagagagaaatttataaaaGATTGGGAATGAAAAGAGGTGAAGAAATTGCTTCTTCAG GTAACAACATCCATTTTATACACCGCGACAAAAATAGGTTGGATCACAAACCCATCAACTCTGTTTTACAGCTTGTAGGAGTTCAGCACGTCAACTTTAGGAACAGACCTTCAGTTATCCACGTGTGA